DNA from Helicoverpa zea isolate HzStark_Cry1AcR chromosome 22, ilHelZeax1.1, whole genome shotgun sequence:
TGGTGGAGTGGGGAATggagttgaaggcgttggctatgTCGAATGACACAGCCAACAGTCCGTCTCCCGCATCCATCGCCTCCCTCACCTGGTCTTTTAGTCGGGACAGGGCGTCAACTGTCGAACGCTCAGCTCGAAAACCGAACTGAGCGTCCGCTAGATCCGGGCCGATTGTGCTCAGATGTCTGTTGATTCGGGCGGCGAGGATCCTCTCGAACATTTTGCCGACCTCATCTAGTAAAACGATGGGTCGGTATGCCGATGGGGAGTCCGCCGGCCGCCCTTCCTTCCGAAGAAGGCACAATTGGCCCTCCTTCCATGGCTTCGGGAACCCCTCGCACGTCAGGCACGCACTGAAGAGGTCCCGAAACCTTTCTCCCATCTGGGATGTGGCGATGGCCACCACCTTTGCGGGGACGCCATCCGGACCTGGGGCCGTCTTTTTACCCCTGAGGCAGGAAACTGCCCTTTCCACCTCGTCCTGCGTAATCAGCGGGATCTCCTCGGCTGACGGAGCTGCACCTCGCGGGGCGCTCATCTTTGGTGGAGTGAAGTTGTCCCTGCGTGGAAACAGGGACTGGACCACCCCATCCAGCAACGACGGCTCGAGAGTCTCGGCAACTGGAGGACCGTACGGGCGCAGTTTGTTGCATGCCGCCTTGTACGGCCTCCCAAAGGGATCAATGTCCAGACCCTCAAACATTTCCGCCCTCGCGCGATCCTGGGCTGTGCCCATTCGCGCTGTCAGCGTCGACTTGGCCTCTATGTAGGCTGCATAGAGGCGGTCCTCGTTGTTGAGGTCGCGAATGCGCCGCCGCCGGCTTCTTGTGTAGGCCCGCCTGGCTGCCACACAGGCGGCCCGTAGATACCCCAACTCCTCCGACCACCAATAAACGGCACGCCTAGGAGGTGGACGATGAGACCGAGGCATGCTAGAGTTGCACACCTCGGTCAGGGAGACCCTTAACTGGACCGCTGTGGCGTCCACATCCCGGACTACAACAGGAGGCGACAGCCAGTCCTGGACGAACGCCGCCTCCACGGCGGCTTCCCGGTCAAGGCGGGAGAGCGCCCACCGCGGGAAGTGCGACCGACCCTCCTGGGTCCCCTGGGAGCCCGGGGTGGAAACATCAAACCGCACGTATCGGTGGTctgacagcgtctccaccagcTCCACCCGCCAGTCCACTACACAGGCCGCCAAAGAAGGGGAGGCAAAGGCGAGGTCCACGATGGAGCCCCCCTGCCGCCGCACGCAGGTATGAACTGTCCCCCTATTCAGCAGGGACAGACCGGACGACATGAACCAGGTTTCCACCTCTCGTCCTCGGGCATTGGTGGCTGGGTTACCCCATAACACAGATTTTGCGTTGAAATCGCCCATGACCAACACCCggtgctgcaccactccgcTTGCCACCCTGGCGAGGACCTCGAGAAAGTTCTCGAAGTCTGTGAGAGGGCGGTTTGGAGAGAAATACACCCCTACAAGGGCTATGTCCCCCCACGCGGCGGCGACGTATCCCGGTCCTCTCTCTAAGAGCGAGAGGGGAGGGGAGTCCGTGGAAGACCGCGCCACCAATGCAACCGAGCCGTTGTCGTCTCCCAACCAGCTGCCAGGGACagagtacggctcggcgacAACCGCCACGTCCACCAACCACTCCGCAAAGGTTTGGACCAGCAGGCTCTGGGCTGCtctgcagtggttgatgttcgcttgAAGAACACGTCTTCGATGCCCAGCCATCAGTCGGTGTTCATCGCGCTTCCCTCGGTGGCCGGCACTGGAACTGGAGTTTCAGTGGCGGCAGCAGCGGCAGGCCGCAACGGCGCCTGCGGTTTGCCCTTCTTTGGTGGCGGTCGGCATTCCTTGCCCGCCATCACGTGGTTGGCTGGACGACCACTGGCAGCGCATACTGCGCAATGCGTGGTGGCCGCCTCGCAGGAGGCCAACCTGTGCCCCCCTTTCCCGCAGCGGAAGCATAGTTCCCCACGCTCGGCATTGGACGGGCAGAGAGGCCGGGTGTGCCCGATGCCGAGGCACTTGAAACAGCGCATCGGCGTATCTTcaagcactcggaccccacccgAGCTCAGCCCGACCGGGAGGCGACCCTTAGCCAAAACCGCCTTGGCAGCTACGACCGGGCACTCTAGTCTCACAGTGCCCATACCCCTGCGGCCAGGTCTAATGGCTCGGCCCTTGACAGATGCGACGGGGCAGCCCCCCGCCGCTGCAACCACTGCCACCACCTCCTCTTGCGTGACCGAGTCGTCAAGGTCGGTCACCTCTAGAGCCACACACTTGACGGGCCTCGCAACCTTGGCCGTGTCCGCGACAGCCTCTCGGAGCTTCGTCGCGAAGAGGTCCGCCTTGGTGCCGCGTTGCGCCCCCGAGAACTCGAAGATACGAGCCCCCGTTTGGGTCTTCCGGCACGTGACTCGGCCAGCTCCAAGTTCCGCAGGGTCGACGTTTGTACGAGCCCGCCGCAGTACGGACTCGTACGTCTCCCCTCGTTGCGCTGCCTCTGGAGTCAACGTGACTACCACGGCTTCGGTTCTTGGAGGAGGAGCGAGCTTCCTCCTCTTGTCCTCTGAGGCTGCAGGCTTGGCTGCAGGGGGCTCAGGAGCCGACTTCTTCCCCTTCCGCTTCCTCGCTACCACCTTAATCCAAGGCTGGTTGGAAGGGGTGGTGGAGGGCAGCATAGGGTCTTCCCTCACCGGTTCGAGAGGGACCGTCTGGGTAGTCGGGGCTGGTGAGGTCTTCTTGCCCTTTCCTTTGCCCTTGGTGGTCTTTAGCACCTGGGGCTCCGACTGGGCTGGAGCCGTTGAGGGCCCCGGTGCAATGGGCATTCGTCCGGGCGCCTTATCCGCCGCGAGTGGAGGGCGTAGCCGCGTCTCCGGCAGGAGCCGGTCTTTGATGCCGGCAAAACAGGCCCTGGTGAAGGCCCTCTCCTCCATGACCACCTTGCGGATGATATCCTCAAGGTTAGAGGAGTCCGTCCCCTCAGGCCGAGTCGTGGGCTCGGCAGCGCGCGCGTGCAGCGCGGTCACCTCTTTCTGCAGGCGATCCACCTTCGCCTGCAGTTGCCGCGTCTCATCGGAGGTGGTGCGCTGCGCCAACTCCTTTACAATGCCGAGCAAGTTCGCTGCCCGGCATTTCAGGGCCTTCTGGAAGGTCCCCTTCAGATTAGAGGACTTGGAAGCCACCTCTAGGATCTCCATCTGATCCTCCAGAGCCATGCGCTCCATTTCCTCCACGGAGTGCTCCGCATAAAGGACACTGGAGACTCCGTGGCTGGCGCTGGTTCTGCTTGGCCGGTCGTCGGCTTCTAATACCGCCCGCTTGGCGGGCTTTTCGGCTGCGTCCGAAGAGCCTCCGGAGCCCCGCTTGAGGAAGGCCCTCTTCCTCGTCTGGCGGGTTGCGACACCGTTCGTTCCACTCATTTCTGACTCCGTGTCGGACAGGTCGGTCGACACGAGATCATTACCTCTCATGAGACTAGCCGCAGATGGTGCGCGGCTGGTCTCTGATGCCGAAGCATCTCGAGattggccctgagaagggcctttgggttggccctga
Protein-coding regions in this window:
- the LOC124641427 gene encoding uncharacterized protein LOC124641427, with protein sequence MRGNDLVSTDLSDTESEMSGTNGVATRQTRKRAFLKRGSGGSSDAAEKPAKRAVLEADDRPSRTSASHGVSSVLYAEHSVEEMERMALEDQMEILEVASKSSNLKGTFQKALKCRAANLLGIVKELAQRTTSDETRQLQAKVDRLQKEVTALHARAAEPTTRPEGTDSSNLEDIIRKVVMEERAFTRACFAGIKDRLLPETRLRPPLAADKAPGRMPIAPGPSTAPAQSEPQVLKTTKGKGKGKKTSPAPTTQTVPLEPVREDPMLPSTTPSNQPWIKVVARKRKGKKSAPEPPAAKPAASEDKRRKLAPPPRTEAVVVTLTPEAAQRGETYESVLRRARTNVDPAELGAGRVTCRKTQTGARIFEFSGAQRGTKADLFATKLREAVADTAKVARPVKCVALEVTDLDDSVTQEEVVAVVAAAGGCPVASVKGRAIRPGRRGMGTVRLECPVVAAKAVLAKGRLPVGLSSGGVRVLEDTPMRCFKCLGIGHTRPLCPSNAERGELCFRCGKGGHRLASCEAATTHCAVCAASGRPANHVMAGKECRPPPKKGKPQAPLRPAAAAATETPVPVPATEGSAMNTD